In Lycium barbarum isolate Lr01 chromosome 9, ASM1917538v2, whole genome shotgun sequence, the DNA window ATCATTGAAGAAAGAAGCTCAGATTAGACATCTGGAGGTGTCTAGATCAAGATCTGTACGGTGTTGAATAAGTGAATGAATGAGACGCGCGCCACTAGAAGGTGAGAACACCGTAGCACGTGTTTCATACCACGTGTGCTAAGCGACCAATGGGTTAATGGAAGAATGAATCTCTGCTTCTTCATTGTGTGAGACCCCGAAAAGTTACATTAACTTTTCCATGGAATACCCTTTGACCTTTGACTGTTTCTTGAAGTTACAATCAGTATTGCTACTTTAGCATGTTACCaatggcggatccaggattttaagCTCGTGGGTGCTCACttttttaataaatataaaattgcTACAAATCACATTGTATAAGTGCACAACTATTTAAATGTAGTAATAAAAAACAAGTAATGAGAAAATTACGATTAATAGTATTGATATAGAAGGAAAAAAACTTTTcaacttaaaaaaaaatgaattagctCGAAGAATTTCTTAGCCAAATCGCCAAGATTTCTCaggaaaaacaaaaaatatgCTTGGTAGtttattctttttctctttttgtcacaaaaaaaaattacataaacgTAAAAGCAAATTTAAAACTAGACATAAAAGtaaacaaagtaaaaaaaaaaatgtagaagAAGGAAGACTCTGTAGTCTTTATTGGAAAAAAAAGGACTTGTCaacgaaaataagtttaaaaaaaataagaatcaCTGAGTTGAAACCAAGCAAAAAGAAAAgccattaaataaaataaaaaataaggaaaaagaaTTTGTAATGGAGAAAAAAGAGTAAAACATTTACTTCAAGCAGTAAAAGTTAATGAGTTACCTTGGGTATCGAACCCTGCACATAACATAAAAATCGCGCTTTTAATCTAACCTCCCAACCAAAGCACCCACCAAGCTCTTAGTTGAGTGGTTGCTGCTGATTTAATATAACCATATTTTTCAAAGTTTCTATAGAGATATCAATACTTTACATCGGGGTTAATGGGTGCTCGAGCACCAATAAATTATATGTGGGTCTGCCCCTGCATGTTACTAATAGCCATGAGTGATTCGGCAAAAAAGTGCATGTCTAGGAAAGCAATTGATTTGGAATAGATAGATTCGAGTAGAAAGGGAAGACaattaaaattattaatttaactTGTATTCAAAGGTCGGCCATTACACTTACCATAAGGGTGTCAAGTGTAGTCGTGGATATAAAGTTAAACATGAACTCGAGTTCACCTCTTAAGAGGATGAGAGATCGGAAAAATGGCTATTGGTGTAGCAATTAATGTCTGGGGTATTGCGAGTAATAAGATCCTCATGTTAGTAGTGAATTCTTTCCGGATGTGATTGGATTTCTACATGAGCTTTTGTGAAACCTTAATGGGTTTAGAGTATTGTAGATGTAGATGCTCGCAGGTCGCACAAACTATTTGTCAGTATGACTTAAGTGTGTTATTGATATAATACCTGTCTGGGTCCAGTCCATCATGTGCGAAGTGGGAGATGTTAGTTATTGGGTCATGGGTCGCCCATATGAACTGACTCGACCCAGTTAGAGAGGATAAGTTATAGGGAAGCTACACATAAGTTACAATCCTAAAAACTACCACCTAGTTTTGGTTGGCTTAAATAAAGGGAATATGTTTTCCACTTTTATGTAACTTCTCGGCAATATAGTTCCTCCTTCTCTACAGAGAGAATTTTATCTCATTGtccacacaaacacacacacaagcAAAGGCATCTAGTTTGTGGTAATTAAACTTTGTTTCCAAGTGATTCAAAGTTCGACTTGGGCGATTCTTTGGTAGCAAATTCAACGATTAATCTTCCGCTGTTTTAAGGTACACAATTACGTTGTCTTTGCTGCGTATCTTTTTTCTAACAAGAATAAACTGAAGAATGTTGAAACTATTATTTTTAcggaaaagactcaaatatgtcatcgaactaatGGAAATgcttcatttatgccactcatcaatagtttggctcatttatgccacttattgatgagtgacataaataagtcatttccgatagtttgaTAGCacatttgagccttttccgttattTTTATAGGGAacttcattaagagtaaaatgagaATGTTGAAACTATCATTTCTATAGGGAACGTCCTTAAAATGCTAACCTAAAACTTAAGGACTAAACACAAAACTAATGATTATTAAAAtagcaaaaagaaaagaaaagtaagacacacATGAAGAAGTATAGAACAATAATGTACACAACAAAAATGAGATGAATAGCaattaacatacatatatatgtgcatGTACCCTTCAATCACAATCTGTCTTATTTCTCCTATATATCTTCTTCTTCTGCCATCCCCTTCTCCCTACTCTCTCCTCCTCCCACGGCGGCGCCACCATAAACCACCATCCACAAAGTGGCTGaccaccaacaaaaaaaaatgccaAGAATTCTACAAAAAAAATTCTACCATTGCTTGCCAAATTTCAAATGCCTTCCCACAACTCTAGCTCTCccttttgaagaagaagaagaaacagaaCAACAAACTATCAAGAACTTCAACTCTGTTTTCAACATTCCTTCTGATTCCACCACTTCTAAATCTCTCACTAATTCCTCCACAACTACAGAAGATATTAACTGcattttctcttcttttgaaGATTCAGATTACTCTGATTATActgattccaataatattccagaTTTCTCTAATGTGTTTGCTTCTCAACGTTTCTTTTTCTCTTCACCTGGCAACTCCAACTCCATAGTTGATTTTCCGGCAACTCTTTCGCCGGAAAAACGTGAAGTTGTCACCGGTGGTGTTGCCGTTCAGACATACTCACCCGACCCGTATTCGGATTTTCGACGATCAATGCAAGAAATGGTGGAAGCTCATGAGTTGACGGACGTGAAAGCGAATCGTGAATTCTTGCATGAACTTCTCCTATGTTATTTAAACCTTAACCCCAAACATACTCACAAGTATATTATTGGTGCTTTTTCGGATCTTGTTGTTTCCCTTATGTCTGTAGATGATTCCGGAAAAAAGAAGGAAGGTATAGCTAGGCCGTGATGAACAGAGTCGATGTAAAATTGGATAGGTTCGATATGTATTAATTAGGGCTTGATGACGTTATCAACTAATTTCAGCGAGTTGTTCCAAATGATCAAAATGCTGTGAATGGCATCCGGATAAATATCAGCTAACGGCTACAATCCATGAAAATCACCAGAAATTCCACATCCAACATTGATATGATATAGAAATTCAGAATTTTGAGTTCATGAATTctgaattctaaaaaaaaaaaaacttactagGTTCTGcataaattatgtatatatattaagtggATTCTCAAACAAGAATGTTTGATTTTGTTGAAAGTTACAGGCTTCTGCTAAACCTATAACTAGCCTGTACCGAATCACCGTCACATGCATGGTTggtttaacctttttttttttccttctcttaTCCTTTCTAAATATGTTTTGAAGTTAGATTTACTTTTGTGTTTTTCTGAATGGTTTTGTCATTGGTATGACAAAGTTTGACATAAGAAGACAAAATTGGAAAAATAAAATCTAAGAAAACCAAGAAAGCGTGGGACGTTAATTAATAGTGCCTCGACGCATGTAAATTTTCTAACGTCTTATATTACTCCTAGCACTTAGCAGTAGTATATTGCACGTAAAACTAAAATATGTTTCAGtaaaagaatgtttttttttcctCGTTTCAGTAAATGAATCATATTGGGAAATGTTATTTGGATTCTCGATTTCCTCTTGATTgcttattaaattaattatgcagAAAAATATTTATTGTGTTTGGAGAAAGTGAATGGACAAAAGAACAGCTTCTTATGGTGTCCTAAATCTTGCTTTGTGGTCCATACACCTTTTGGAATTGTTAAGCTTTTTAGTACACAAAGTCACAAGCAATTTTGGCTTTCATTTGTCCTCTAGAGAGCTACTAGCAAGTACTGCTACCTACTGGATTTCTAGTTTGGcaggaaaaaataaatttgatCAGTTAATATATCAATGTTATTGTCGTTTTTGGGGTTCCTTATTTTCTCTAATAAAGAAATAAAACCAAGTATAAATATTACTAATTTAAGGTCGCAAGAGAAACACCTCTATAATTTAAGTTATACCGTGTTACCGAGTCGTTAGTTTTTTTTGTGATCTGATTAAAAATGATAACTAATGAGCTgaaggtctttcggaaacagtctccctatcaaggtgggggtaaggtctgcgtacatttaacTCTCTCCAGATTccacactgtgggattcaactgggtatgttgttattgttgttgattaaaaatgaTAACAAAACTGCAATTAAAATTACGCTAATAGTGCAAAACGAAAATACAATGCTAGTGACTTAGTATATTCCTTAAGATTTTTAGAGTGAAAAGGAAAAATTAAATTATgtaatttttttctttaaaacattcTGTTTTTAGTTTCCTTTCCTTATCCTCCCTTATTCTTCTAAATGTGTTGTTGCTTCTTTTTGTGACTTTTCTACCATCTTCGAAGGTCTATTATTATACTATATGATTCAACGGGTTGTCATTTTTCCACTATGCTAACTCTTAAGagagagggaaaaaaaaaggATGGGAGTGGGGTGGAAGGATAGATTTTCTTTACCCttctaattttcttttttaaagaaTCTTGTTAAACCAGCCAAACAAGTCAACAACAAGCAGACAAACTCCAACAAACGATTTTGTTACTCTATCATATCACGGTTTAATTAGAtgccaaaataaataaatgaataagGTGCGTGATTTTGGGCATGAAATGACTCAATGAGTATTGCAGCATTAGAGAATGAACCACCAGCTTTCTATAATATTATGGTATCCTAAGGCTAGTAGTATGCTAATTATGTAATTAATCAAGTCTCATCATCTTAATtaggaaattaattaattaattattcatTCTAGCAAAGCTTAAGTGTAACAAGCCAGGGGGAGCGGCACTAGCATAGCTATTTATCAATGTGATTATCTGCTGacaattattttaccaaataagtAATTACCTAGACAATTATTTTGCTGAAGGGGGTAATTAAATAGTTCCTATCTTCAGCCAACAATAAGATGAAAGTAAATCTGAAGTACAATGTATATCTGCCAATAAATGTGATTTAAGAAATCTGAAGTACAatcatattttccttgttttgatGAGGAAAGATAGGAGGATGCAACTTTAACTTAGTTTAGATTACAACTTACAAGAGAGCAACAGAGCCCCTACTGAATCGTGGTAATTGGTAAAAACTTATCTACATCGAGTATTTACACCTGATTAATAGATGATGGCATGTGTTTAATTTGTTATTTGCCTATAGATTTTTCTCACTTAACTATGATTAATTAATATATAATACCTCATCAAATCACTAAATTATGATAAGTTAATATGATTCGATGAAAACATCCTGTTAAGTTTTTACCATGGAATTTACAGACTCGTGACAATATAGTTCAAATGGTTACTTTTTGCCTACTTGATATTTCCTTTAGAACGATGgactttttcttaaaataaattttaCCAACTCAATACAACTAATTAAGTTTATCCTCTCTCCTAACTATATCTGCTATGCTCATATACAATCAATGTACAGTTAAATATCGAGGCAAACCAAAATCACCGTAATAGATACGTGTCAGACTGAAAATAAGTAGCTTGTGGAGGATGGATAAATAATTTAAGAATTTAAGTTATGTAAAATAATTACGTAAAGATTCTcaattattaatataatttattaTGTAGTAACAAGTTAGTGAAGTATCGATTTTTATTACTTAATCAGGCTATCTCAAACAAGCTgctttcagtttttttgagtgtttggctggccagcttaaaactattttgtgcttaaaataaatccaaaaaattaattgaacccgtttggcttagcttatctaaagcagtttataagctgaaaacaatttATAAGCCAAAAAGAATAAGTTGGACTatcctaacttattttttttagcttataaactgtttccagcttataagctgcattttttaagcccatccaaacaggctcttgcTAAATTACGAGTTATAGGCGACGTCAGAAAAGAAGGGTATCCGAGGAGGATTAATAACTATCCCTATCGGTAGCTAAAATATTGACAAGCTTTCTGTCAGCTAATTACATTTTCTTAATATCAATGGGTTTAGGTAAGTGACAGCATATATATAACTACTTTTGAACAACTCTATTTAGGCATACGTTAAACCTgcattatttataaatattttgtgGGATTTTCACGCCACAAATTAAGTTCCCTAAACAGTTATTTTGAAAGATGAGCTTAAGAGCCTGTTTGAATTGGctaaaaaaaagca includes these proteins:
- the LOC132610949 gene encoding transcription repressor OFP12 codes for the protein MPRILQKKFYHCLPNFKCLPTTLALPFEEEEETEQQTIKNFNSVFNIPSDSTTSKSLTNSSTTTEDINCIFSSFEDSDYSDYTDSNNIPDFSNVFASQRFFFSSPGNSNSIVDFPATLSPEKREVVTGGVAVQTYSPDPYSDFRRSMQEMVEAHELTDVKANREFLHELLLCYLNLNPKHTHKYIIGAFSDLVVSLMSVDDSGKKKEGIARP